TCGTCTTCGCGCTGATGCTCGGCAACATGGACGAGGGCACGAAGCCCAACGCCAACGAGACCTTCGACACCTTCTCCACCGCCCTGGTGGAGCTGCCCCTGCGATGAGCGTCCCGCAGGGGTCCACCCGCATGCGAGGTGAACCATGAAGTCGAGAATCGCAGTGACGACCGCCGCGCTGCTCGTGCCGCTGGTGGCGGGGGCCGCCGGCAAGGCGCCCGCGAAGCCGGCCGCCGCGGAGAAGCAGCCCGTGGAGACCACCTACCACGGCACCACCGTCGCGGATCCGTACCAGTGGATGGAGTCCGCCACCGACCCCAAGGTCCAGCAGTGGACCGACTCGCAGAACGCGTACACGCGCGCGTACCTGGACAAGCTCCCGGGCCGCGAGCCGCTGCGCCAGCGCATCTCCGAGCTGCTGTCCTGGAAGTCGCCCTCGTACGGCGGCCTGGATGAGCAGGGCGGCACGCTCCTGGGGCTGAAGTTCCAGCCGCCCAAGCAGCAGCCCACGCTCATCGTGGTGGGCTCGCTGGACGACACGTCGAAGGAGCGCGTGCTGGTGGACCCCACGCAGGTGGACACCTCCGGCAAGACGACCATCGACTGGTTCCAGCTGTCGCACGACGGCAAGAAGGTCGCGGTCTCCATGTCCAAGGGCGGCACGGAGAGCGGCGACGTGTCCGTGTGGGACGTGGCCACGGCGAAGGCGATGCCCAACGAGCTGGTGCCCCGCGTCAACGGCGGCACGGCGGGCGGCAGCCTCGCGTGGAACGCGCAGGGCACGGGCTTCTTCTACACGCGCTACCCGCGCGGCGAGGAGCGCCCGCCCGTGGACCGCGAGGTGTACCAGCAGGTGTACTTCCACGCGCTGGGCACGCCCACGGAGAAGGACACGTACGCGCTGGGCAAGGACTTCCCGCGCATCGCGATGACGGACCTGGAGTCCAGCGACGACGGCCAGTACACCTTCGCGCGCGTGGCCAACGGCGACGGCGGCGAGTACGACCTGTACCTGCACGGCCCCAAGGGCGCGTGGACGCAGGTGGCGAAGTACGCGGACAAGGTGGTGGCGGCGCGCTTCGGCAGCGACGGCGCGGCGTACCTGCTCAGCCGCAAGGACGCTCCCAAGGGCAAGGTGCTGCGCCTGCCGCTGGCCACGCCCACGCTGGACAAGGCCACCGTGGTCGTCCCCGAGGGTGAGGCGACGGTGCAGGCCGTGGTGCCGACGAAGAGCCGCCTGTACCTGCTGGAGCAGCTGGGCGGCCCGTCGCAGCTGCGCATGGTGGACCTGACCGGGAAGGCGCTGGGGCTGGTGCCCACGCTGCCGGTGTCGGCGGTGGGCGGCGTCGTGCGCCAGGGCGCGGACGACGTGCTCTTCGTCAACGGCAGCTTCACCCAGCCGGCCGCGTGGTTCCGCTTCACGGCGGCGGACGGCAAGGTGGCGAAGACGGCGCTGGCGCGCACGGCGCCCATCGACATGAGCGACGTGGAGGTGGTGCGCACGGAGGCCACGTCGAAGGACGGCACCAAGGTGCCGCTCACCATCCTGAAGAAGAAGGGCACGAAGCTGAACGGCAACAACCCCACGTGGCTCACCGGCTACGGCGGCTTCAACGTGTCCATCAACCCGGGCTACAGCCCGCTGACGGGCATGTGGCTGGAGCAGGGCGGCGTGTTCGCGGTGGCCAACCTGCGCGGCGGCTCCGAGTTCGGCGAGGAGTGGCACAAGGGCGGCTCGCTCACGAAGAAGCAGAACGTGTTCGACGACTTCTACGCGTGCGCGAAGCTGCTCACGGACCAGAAGTACACGCAGCCGAAGAAGCTGGCCATCCAGGGCGGCAGCAACGGCGGCCTGCTGATGGGCGCGGCCCTGACGCAGCACCCGGAGCAGTACGGCGCGGTGGTGGCGCGCGTGGGCATCTACGACATGCTGCGCACGGAGCTGACGCCCAACGGCCAGTTCAACGTGACGGAGTACGGCTCCGTGAAGGACCCGGAGCAGTTCAAGGCGCTATACAACTACTCGCCGGTGCACCAGGTGAAGGACGGGACGAAGTACCCGTCGGTGCTCTTCACGTCCGGAGCCAATGACCCGCGCGTGGATCCGTTCCACTCGCGCAAGATGGTGGCGCGGATGCAGTCGGCGTCGGCGTCCCCCAAGCCCATCCTGCTGCGCGCCAACGCGGAGACGGGCCACGGCATGGGCACGCCGCTGTCCGCGCGCATCGAGGAGGAGGTGGACGTCTACTCCTTCGTCTTCAACGAGCTGGGCATGACGTACAAGCCCAACGCGACGAAGAAGGTCCAGGCGCCCGCGCCGAAGTAGTCCTGCTTCTCCCAACGCCCGTCTCCGGCGCCACGTGGCCCTGGGGACGGGCGTTTCTTCTTGTGGATTTCGTGGCAGCCTGCCGCCCCATGAGCCCGCTCATCCCCTACTTCATCCTCTCGCCCATCGTCGCGGGCGGCCTTGCCTGGTGGACGCTCACCCGCCTTGGAAAGAAGCGGAACGCCCGCGCGAAGGGCTCGCTGGACGCGGTGGTGGAGAAGCTGCGCGGCCAGAAGGTGCTGGGCGCGGTGGACCTCGTCGTCCAGGACGTGTCCTGGTCCGGCGACACGGAGCTGTCACCGCAGAACTGCCGCGTGCGCGTGGTGATGGGCGGCGTCGACGCCGCGAGCATTCCCCCGCGCTTCGAGGTGGAGAGCGCCCCGGGAGCGCCCCGCCCGCCCGCGGAGGTGCTCACCGCGCTGCGCGTGCTGGATGCGCAGGCGACAGAGGCCCTGAAGTCCGGCGGCTGGAGCTGGCAGCGCCCGACGGTGGCCTTCGAGCCCGCTGCGAAGCAGTAGCGCGCGTGGCGTTGCCTGCCGCACGTCCAACGGGATTCGGGTGACGGGTCGAGGAGCGCGGTGCCAGCATGCGCCGCATGTCCTCGACCTTCCTCGACACGCTCGACACGCCCGCCGCCATCGTGGACCTGGACCGCGTGGAGTGGAACCTCCAGCGCGTCGCCACCTACGCCCGTGAGCACGGCCTGCGCTGGCGTCCCCATACGAAGACGCACAAGACGGCGGAGCTGGGCGCGATGCAGGTCGCGGCGGGAGCCACCGGCGTCACGGTGGCCACCCTCCTGGAAGCCGAGGTCATGGCCTCCGTGTCCGACGACGTGCTGCTCGCATACCCGCCCGTGGGCGCACGCAAGCTGGCGAGGCTGATGGCCCTCCCCCCGCGCGTGCGGCTCACCGTGGCGCTCGACTCCCATGACGTGCTGGAGGGCCTGGCGCGCGCGGCCCGGGACGCGGGGCGCACCGTGGGCGTGCTCGTGGAGGTGGACCTGGGCATGCGCCGCGTGGGGCTGCGCACGCCGGAGGAGGCCGTGGCCCTGGCTCGCGCGGCGGCGTCCACGCCCGGCGTGGCGTTTCGTGGAGTGACGTTCTACGCGGGCCATATCCGCGTCCCGCAGGCGGAGCTGCCCACCGCGATGAACGCCCAGTCGGAAGCGCTGGCGACGTTCGTGGGTGCCTTGAGCCACGCGGGATTGCCGCCGGAGGTGGTGAGCGGCGGCTCCACGCCGACCCTCTGGCAATCCCATACGGTGAAGGGCCTCACGGAGATCCGCCCCGGCCTCAACGCGCTGAACGACCGCAACGCGGCGGTCATCGGCGCCTGTGATTGGACGGAGTGTGCCTATTCGGTCCTGGCCACCGTGGTGAGCACGGCCGTGCCCGGCCAGGTGGTCATCGACGCGGGAGCCAAGGCGCTGGTGAAGGAGGAAGGGCTGGCGCCAGGCTATGGCGTCCTGCTGGACCGGCCGGAGGTCGTGGTGAAGAACCTGTCGGAGGAGCACGGGCTGCTGGACGTGTCCGGCACGACGTGGCGCCCGCGCATCGGCGAGCGCGTGCGCGTGGTGCCCAACCATGTCTGTGTTTCCGTCCCGCAGCATCCCCGGCTGTACGTCTTGCGCGGCGACACGCACGTGGCCACGTGGGAGGTCGCGGCGCGCGGCTGGTAAGCCTCAGGCGATGCGCTTCAGCTCCTGCGTCAGCATCTCCTCCAGGTGCCGGATGTTCCGGTAGACGAGGCACCGGTAGCTGGAGACGTCGAAGCGAAGCTCCTTCACGTCGCGCACCAACATCAGGGTGGGCTTGCCGCGTCCCCAGGCGTAGCCCACCTCCAGATAGACATTGGGGTTGGCCAGCGACAGGTCCGCGATGACGACCTTCGCCGTGTCGATGCGGTCCCGGATGCGCTGGATGATGGGGCCGTCGAAGACGGCCTGGTCCACGCGCTCACACAGGAGCCCGGCTGCCTTCACCGGGTTCAGGATGCCGTAGTGGTAGGTGTCCTCCAGCTCCGGCGCGAAGGGCATGGCCACGAAGGCATGGGGCTTCTCGTTGGAGTTCGCGCCCGCGGACGCCATGGGCGGCGCCTGGACGAAGCGGGACGTGCGCCGGACGCGGAAGCCCGTGGCCCCCATCAGCGGCTCCACGCCCGGCGTGAGCCCCAGGCCCAGCGCGATGGCCTTGCGCAGCCGCTCCACGCGCTTGGGGTTCAGCTCCACCACCGTGATGCGCTCCAGGTCGCGCGGACCGCTGCCGCGCTGGAACGCGTCCACGAAGCCGCCCACCAGGGCCAGCACGGCCTCGTCCTCGTCCAGCCCGTAGTTGGGGCCGTGCACCGTGCACGCGAGGTGGCGCACCTCGTGCCGTGGCTCCAGGAGCTGGAGCGCGCGCACGGAGAACTGGCGGATCTCGTGGTAGCCGAACTGCCGCAAACGCACCGTGCCCAGGAAGAGCACCAGCGGAGCCCCCAGGCTCCGGCGCGTGTCGATGAAGCGGTGGTCCCCGGGGAGCAGGTCGAAGGCGTCCATGCCCAGGCCCGCCGCCTCCAGCCGGCGCGACACCGCGCCGTCCGCCCCGTGGAAGCCCTGCGCGTACTTCAGCAGCACGGCGTCCGCGGCCGTCTCCGCCACGTCTCCCAGGTCCACCACGACGTCCAGCGTGTCTCCCATGGGCCCGGGACTGTAGGGCGTCCCGGTCCGCCCACGCCATCCCCCGCGCCCGTCGCCTTGCGTCAGGAGGGCGAAACACAGACGTGACAGGAGCCGTCAATCCCTGCTCAATGACGCCTTGCGCCTGCCTGGCTGTCTTTCAGGCCAGCCCTGGCGTGCCTGTGAAGCGCTTCACAGTTTCCGCCTGGCCGCCCCGGTAGCATTTGCGCACCATGTCCCTGTTCGCGCGCCTGCAGGCCCTGCTGTCCGCCCACCCGTCCGCCCCGGTCTCCTCCGGCGGGCAGACGTCCGCGAGCTCCGCCTCGGCCCCGGCGGTGGCGAGCGCCCCGGCGGACGCGGAAGGCGCTCCCGCGCCGCCTGTCTGCACGCGCTACCTGCCTGCGGGCCAGGTGGTGGTGCGCGAGGGCGACCCGGGCCACTCGATGTTCGTCGTGCTGGAGGGCCGCGTCGCGGTGCTGCGCGGCGGCGACAACGGCGCCAACACGGAGGTCGGCCGCCTGGGCGCCGGCGAGTTCTTCGGCGAGCTGGCGCTGCTCACCGGCACGCAGCGCACCGCCACCATCGTGACGGTGGAGGACGCCGTGCTGCTGGAGCTCACCCAGGCCGGCGTCCGGGAGCTGGGCAAGGACTACGGCGTCAAGGGCGAGCAGATGCAGGTCACCGCCCGGGAGCGCCTGCTCGCGGACGCGCTGCGCAGCAACCCGCTCATCGCCGCGCTGCCCCCGGAGGTGCAGCACGAGCTGGGAGACGCCTTCGTCCCCTGTACCGTCCCCGCCGGAGAGACGCTGCTCACCCGGGGCCAGCCGGGCGACGCGCTCTACGTCCTCATCCGGGGCCAGTGCGAGGTCTTCCACACGCACGGTGACGGCCGCCAGTCCCCCTACCCCACGCTGGAGGAAGGCGCCCTCTTCGGAGAGATCTCCCTCTTGCGCAGCCGGCTGGCCACCGCCACCGTGCGCACCGTGACTCCCTGCACGCTCCTCAAGCTGGAGCGCGACGTGTTCAAGAAGGCCTTCCTGGGCCAGCCCGACCTGCGCGGCGCCCTGGTGCGCCTGGGCCTGGAGCGGCTCAAGCACACGATGGAGGTCATGGGCGAGCCGAAGTAGTCCGCCGTCCTGCGCCATCCCGTCTTCTACCCTCCGAGAGTGTCTATCTTCACCGAGAGGGAAATGGTTCATCCCAGACATGCGGTCGCCTGACGGACGCGGCCGTCTGTCCAACGCCTCACGACTGGCATTGTGAATGCAATCACGCCCTTCCGGAGCAACCGGGAGGCGTCATGCAAGGCAGGGCTGTGCGTTGGGGCGTGAGAAGTATGGGGTGGCTGTCCGCGTTGGTGCTGTGCACGCATTGCGGTGGGGTGGCGGAACAGGACGGGCCCGGGGAGCCCCGTCCGTCTGGAACAGCGAGCGTCGAGTCGCAGGCCGTCAGTTGTCCGTCGGAGACCGTCTACGACACCGTCGGCACCCAGGACCGGGGCGACGCGTACGTGGACGCAGCGCAGCCGACGGTCAACTTCGGAGAAGCCGACCTGCTGCTGACGGATGGCTCGCCGCGGCTGGAGTCGTACCTGAAGTTCGAGGTGACGCACGACGATCCCAACATCCCCATCGTCGGAGCGCGGCTGCGCCTGTTCGCGGTGGATGGCAGCACGGACGGCCCCGCGCTCTACCGTGCGGACAATGAGTGGACGGAGGGCACGCTCACCTGGAACACGCGGCCCGCGCTGCTGGGCGCGCCCCTGGGGGACCTGGGCGCCGTGGAGAACAACAGCGTGGTGGAGTACGACGTGAGCACGGTCGTCCGCTCGGCGGGCGACTACAGCTTCGCGCTCATCCCCACGGGCGGGAACGGCGTCGACTTCGAGTCCTCCGAGTCCACCTATTACATGGGTGGGGCCTCCCTGGAGCTGACCCGCGCCATCACGTTCTGCGCCCGCCAGGGCACGGGCGGAGCCCTTCAGGGCGTGCGGCGGTACGGCGGTCCGGGCGAGGAGGTGCCCAGGGGCGTGGCCGCCGCGCAGGATGGGGGATGGGTGGTCGCGGGCCGCTATTACAACTCCGGTGACTTCGGCGGCGGGCCCCTGGAGCCGTTCGGGTACCTGGTCCTCGCGAAGTACGGCGCGGACGGCAGCCATCAGTGGTCGCGCACCTACGCGCCCTACCCGGGCTCCATCTCCGAGGTCAACGTGGGCGGCCTCACCGTGACGCCGCTCGGGAACATCCTGGTCGTGGGCTCCTACACGGGCAGCCCGGACTTCGGCACGGGAGCACTGCCAGCCACCTGGGGCTATACGCCGGGCCTCTTCATCGCCAAGTTCTCGCCGAACGGCACACCGGTCTGGTCCAAGGGCTTCCTCGCGGGGACTCCGCAGGTGGGCTCCAACACGAAGGCTCCCATCCAGGGACTCGCCGTCGCCACGGACGCCGCGGGCAGCCTCGTCGTCACGGGCACCTTCTCCGGTCAGGTGAACCTGGGAGGCGGGGTGCTGGACGCGGGCGCGAGCGCTTCCGGGGTGAGCGCGCTCTTCGTGGCGCGCTTCTCCTGGGAGGGTGACCCCCTCTGGTCCCGCGTCCATGCGGCCGGGAGCACGGGGTCGGAAGGACAGGCGCTCGCCACGGACAGCACGGGCGCGGTGCTGCTCGCGGGCGTCGCGAGCCCGCACGCCACCAACACCGTGCTCGGCGTGCAGGGCCCCCGGACGCCCTTCGTGGCGAAGTACTCGGCCACCGGGACGCCGCTGTGGTCCCGTGCGCTCAACGGCGGCCGGGGCTCGATGCGGGGCGTCGTTTCACGGCCGGGTGACGCCGTGGCCTTCGCCGCGGATTTCGGCGGCACGTTCTCCTTCGCGGGGCGCTCGTACAGCGCGGCTCCGGAGGGTTCGCAGGACGGCCGGACGGACGTCGTCCTGGGCGCGCTCTCCGCGTCGGGCTCGGACCAGTGGGGACGGCAGCTGGGCGGTCCGGACAAGGATGACGTCCGGCGACTCGCGGTGGACTCGCAGGGACGCCTGACGCTGGCGGGCTATCTGGGTTCGCAGGCGGACCTGGGCGGCGGGCTCATCGGGCACCCGAGCTATCCGACGAACTACGTGGCGCGGTACGCGGCGGACGGCACGCACCTGTGGTCGCGCGGCCTGGACATCCGCCTCAGCCTGACCATGGCCGGCAACGGCGCGGGGGAGACGCTGCTCGTCGACCAGCTCGACCGGACCGTGCAGGTGGATGGAACAGCCTACTCGCCAGTCGATGGGAGCACGGACCTGCTGCTGCTGAAGCTCGCGCCGTAGGCACCGCTTCACGCTGGAGGCCCGCGGCCGTGAGCGCGGGCCTTCAGCCGTGGAGCGTCTCTCCGGCCTCCAGCATGGCGATGAACTTCTCCAGCCGCCGCACGCGCGTCTCGGGCTTCTTCGCGTCGTGGAGCCGGTAGAGGATGGCGTAGCGGTTGGCGCTCTTGAGCGTGGCGAAGAACGCCTTCGCCTTCGGGTTCTTCTCCAGCGCGAGCGTCAGGTCCTCCGGCACCTCGATGGTCTTCGCCCCCGCGTACGCCGCCTCCCAGCGGCCGTCCGCGCGCGCGGCCTCCACCTCGCGCAGGCCCGCGGGCTTCATGCGTCCGGAGGCGACCAGGGCGTCCACCTTGGCGCAGTTGATCTTCGACCACTTGCTGCGCGGCTTGCGCGGCGTGAAGCGCTGGAGCCAGTACTCCGCGTCGAACGCGTCCTTCTGCCCGTCAATCCAGCCGTAGCAGAGCGCCACCTCCAGCGCCTGCGGGTACGTCACGGACGGGATGCCGGACTCCAGCTTCGCGAGCTTCAGCCAGACACCCGGCGAGTCGGCGTGGTGCTTCTCCAGCCACTTCTCCCAGGCCTTCTCCGACGCGAACGGCATGGTGGGGAGTTCCTGCTGCTTCGCCTTCGCCTTCGCATTCATCCAGGGTCACGCCTTTCGCGACGGGTTCATGACAATCCCACTCTAGCGGCGGAAGGCAGCGGGCGCGGAAGCGGTTATGAAACACGCCATGGCTGACTCCAAGACCCCGCCGCCCGGCGCCGTGCCGCCCTCGCTCGCCCGCGTGGCCTTCCACGCCGTGGCGGCAGGGCTCACGCCGCTCATCCCCGTGCCCTTCCTGGACGACTACGCCCTGCGCCAGGTGCGCGAGCAGTCCGTGCGCGACCAGTTCAAGGAGAAGGGCCTGAAGGCACCGGACAAGGCCGTGGCGGTGCTCGCCGGCTCGTACGACGAGCGCAGCCTGGGCGGCCGGCTGGTGTCCTATCTCAAGGCCGTGGCGCTCTTCCCGGTGCGCAAGGTGTTCCGCAAGGTCTTCTTCGTCCTCTGGGTGAAGGACTGCGTGGACCTGACCAGCGTGTGCCTGCACCACGGCTACCTGCTGCACCACGCGCTCCAGCGCGGGGACCTGGACGCGGCCTCGCTCCAGGGGGATGCGCCCCGGAAGGTGCAGGCCGCCATCGTCGCCGCGTGCGCGGAGATGGACGCCCGCCCCGTCAACCAGGCCCTGCGCCGCCTCTTCCGGAGCAGCCGCGTGCTGATGGCGGAGGCCACGCGCACCTTCCTCGACCCGAAGGCAGGCCCCCGCGTGCCCGACCCGAAGGGCGAGAGCGCGGAGGTGAAGTCCCTCACGGACCGGCTCCTCCAGGAGTTGTGGGAGGAGCGCGGCTACTTCACCGCGCTGGAGGCCCACTACGACAAGCACCTGAAGAGCGGCCTTGCGCCCTCCGGGCCCCGGGCCGCGACGGGCACCTGATCAGGGCACGGGCGCGGCGGCGGTCTGGAGCGGTTCGCGGATGCGGGCGGAGAAGTCGTCCCGCCCCTGCGCGGCCAGGGCGCGCGCGTTGATGTGGTAGCGCTGGCGGACCTGCTCCAGCGGCGCGTCCGTGTCGATGATGCCCAGCTCGTACGCGAGCGCGTCCGAGAACGCCGGCAGCAGCGTGCGGTGGTCGTACGGCACGTCCTTCGTGGCCACCTTCTCGAAGTGGCGCACCAGGTTGGTGGTGCAGTTGCTGGTGAGCGTGTCGTAGAACTCCGGCTGCGTGTGCAGCCCGTTCATCCGCTGCACCATGTCCATGAAAAACGCGGTGATGCGCTCCTTCGACGCGTTCACCGGATACACATACACGTCGTCGTGGCGGAAGTTGGAGCGCAGCTGCACCAGGTCCCGCTCGTCGCCCACGACGTAGGTGATTTCAAAGCGGCGGAACAGGCCACCCAGCGCGGAGAACGTCTCCCCCTGCTCGCGCCGCACCTCCACGGAGAACACCACGTGGCGGCCGTCCTGGAAGCCGAAGCTCACCATCGTGTGCGCGGCGCCGTAGACGCCGGAGAACGGCTCCACGATGAACGACGCGCCCGTGAGCGCGTCCGTGTCGTAGGTGGCCGTGTACCAGGCCGGGTCCCAGTCCGTGGTGCTGCGGTAGCGGAAGTCGCGCACCTCGTGCAGCGTCACCTGGGAGCCCGCGACCTCCGCCCACGGCGCCCGCGCCAGGTCCGGCGCCCAGTCCCGCGCGTTGGAGGGCTGGATCGTCCGCACCCAGCCGTACACGGACAGGCACCCCAGCAGCATCACCGCCACGCCCCAGCGCCGGGAGCGCCACCGCCAGGCCGCCACCGCCAGGGCCACCAGGGCCGCCGCGACGAGCGTCCGGGCCACGTGCGGCCCCTCCGGCCCCGTTCCTGTCAGGGCCAGGGCCAGCGAGGCCCAGGCGCCCCCCACGAGGAGCACGAGCCCCGACACGGCGTTCTTCCAGATGCGCATGCGCCCGAGTATCGGTGCCCCACGCCGCTCGTGTCACGGACGCGGATTCCGGGTGCAACCCCGCCGGCCGGCCGGGCGCGGATCCGCCCTCCTGGGAAGGCCCGGGATTTGTCGCATCCACCTACCTTGACCGCTTTTCCCCGGGTGTGCGACGAAAGGGGGTCCCCTGCTTCCAGGAGCCCCCCCGATGAGCGACGAGCGCGAAGACACGACCATCTACAAGGTCGTCGTGAACCACGAAGAGCAGTACTCCATCTGGCCTGCGGACCGTGAGAACGCGCTGGGCTGGAAGGATGCCGGCAAGCAGGGCCTGAAGGCCGAGTGCCTGGAGTACATCAAGGAGGTCTGGACGGACATGCGTCCCCTGAGCCTCCGCAAGAAGATGGAAGAGGACGCGGCCCGCAACAAGAACTGAGGGCCGCGCCGCGCTTCCCACCGCGCCCTCCCCGCTTCAACGGGGAGGGTGGGCCGGCCTCGTCAGAGGTCCGGCGGAGGCCTGACGCCCAGGTGGCAGGCGCGCAGGGCAAGCTGGGTGCGGTTCTCCGCGCCCAGCTTGCGGTAGAGCTGCGTGACGTGTGACTTCACCGTGCGCTCGGCGATCTGGAGATGCGCGGCGATCTTCAGGTTGTCCGCGCCGCCCGCCACGTACTGGAGCACCTCGCGCTCCCGCTGCGTGAGCAGCAAGAGCACGCTCGCCGTGGGTGACGTCACCGGCGGATGCTCGAAGTCGTTGCGGAGCAACTGCACCGGGAAGAGGCGCTCGCCGCGCACCAGCGACTGGACCGCGGAGGACACCGCGTTCACGCCCAGCCCCGCGCGGAAGAGATACCCGGAGGCCCCTTCGTCGAAGCACTGGGAGATGACCTCCGGCGTGCTCACCGCGGACAGGAGCAGCATGCGCACTTCCAGCCGGCGCTTGCGTGCCTCGCGCAGCAGGTTGAGCCCCTCCGTCACGGAGCATCCGATGGCGGCCTCGCCGTCGCTCTCCACGTCGAGGATGGCCACCTGCGGTGGATCCGTGCCGAGTCCGTCCAGGAAGCCGCGCACGTCGCGCGTCACCGAAGTGGAATGACCCTCACCCCGAAGCCCATCGGACAAGCCCTGCCAGGCCGCCCACGGTCCTTCGAGAATCGAAATACGCACTGCTGATTGATTCGCTGCCATGCGATGGCCCCCCAGCCGTCGTGGCGAATTGCTTTCAATGCTACCTGTCGACTTCAACCTGCCCCGGAGTCGGTGGAAACGCGGCGGAACTTCCGCCTGTGCTGAGCGTGCGAGAACCGCGCTTCAACTCCATCCGGGGGTCTTGTCAGTGCTGCCCTGCGGACTGCGCTTGCGACTGCCGAACTGGCCCGTTCGGGCCGTTCCTCCTTTTCCGTTTCAGGCAATTCCTGCCAACCGAGACCCTAACATCATCCAAGGCCTGTTGCGAACCGCCCCTGTCGGGACTGTCAATTGCGCACGAATCGTATCGAAATCCAGGGCCTCGTCCGTCAGGTCGTGATCGCTGTCGTCCTGGGGACACGCATCCGGCGTCCACATTCCGATGTTTCTCTCGTTGTTTCGGGCAGTATCCAGGAGAGAGCGCGGCGATGCACACGGATGGCGCTTGTTGGACGCCAAGGGCGTATGCTGTGCGTCCCGCGCGCATGACTCCCTCCGCCCCCGCACCCCACGTCGACGTCGCGACCCCCGAACGCGTCGCGCTCTCCCTGCCCGTGGCCGGCATCGGCTACCGCTGTCTCGCGTGGTTGGTGGACGCGAGCCTGCTGTTCTTCTTCTGGGTGGCGCTCTACTTCGTCATCACGCTGCTGGTGTCCGACGTGCTGGGTGCCTTCCAGGCGCTGTCGGGGCTCACGCAGACACTGCTCGCGGTGGGCCTCTTCGCCACGCAATGGCTTTACTGGACGCTGGCGGAGGTCTTCTTCCATGGACAGACACCGGGCAAACGCGCGCTGCGCATCAGAGTGGTGCGTGAGGATGGCTCACCGGTGGGCTTCTTCGAAAGCGCGGTGAGAAACCTCTGCCGCGCGGTGGATTTCCT
The nucleotide sequence above comes from Corallococcus macrosporus. Encoded proteins:
- a CDS encoding DUF7594 domain-containing protein, encoding MGWLSALVLCTHCGGVAEQDGPGEPRPSGTASVESQAVSCPSETVYDTVGTQDRGDAYVDAAQPTVNFGEADLLLTDGSPRLESYLKFEVTHDDPNIPIVGARLRLFAVDGSTDGPALYRADNEWTEGTLTWNTRPALLGAPLGDLGAVENNSVVEYDVSTVVRSAGDYSFALIPTGGNGVDFESSESTYYMGGASLELTRAITFCARQGTGGALQGVRRYGGPGEEVPRGVAAAQDGGWVVAGRYYNSGDFGGGPLEPFGYLVLAKYGADGSHQWSRTYAPYPGSISEVNVGGLTVTPLGNILVVGSYTGSPDFGTGALPATWGYTPGLFIAKFSPNGTPVWSKGFLAGTPQVGSNTKAPIQGLAVATDAAGSLVVTGTFSGQVNLGGGVLDAGASASGVSALFVARFSWEGDPLWSRVHAAGSTGSEGQALATDSTGAVLLAGVASPHATNTVLGVQGPRTPFVAKYSATGTPLWSRALNGGRGSMRGVVSRPGDAVAFAADFGGTFSFAGRSYSAAPEGSQDGRTDVVLGALSASGSDQWGRQLGGPDKDDVRRLAVDSQGRLTLAGYLGSQADLGGGLIGHPSYPTNYVARYAADGTHLWSRGLDIRLSLTMAGNGAGETLLVDQLDRTVQVDGTAYSPVDGSTDLLLLKLAP
- a CDS encoding Lnb N-terminal periplasmic domain-containing protein, with protein sequence MRIWKNAVSGLVLLVGGAWASLALALTGTGPEGPHVARTLVAAALVALAVAAWRWRSRRWGVAVMLLGCLSVYGWVRTIQPSNARDWAPDLARAPWAEVAGSQVTLHEVRDFRYRSTTDWDPAWYTATYDTDALTGASFIVEPFSGVYGAAHTMVSFGFQDGRHVVFSVEVRREQGETFSALGGLFRRFEITYVVGDERDLVQLRSNFRHDDVYVYPVNASKERITAFFMDMVQRMNGLHTQPEFYDTLTSNCTTNLVRHFEKVATKDVPYDHRTLLPAFSDALAYELGIIDTDAPLEQVRQRYHINARALAAQGRDDFSARIREPLQTAAAPVP
- a CDS encoding YdeI/OmpD-associated family protein gives rise to the protein MNAKAKAKQQELPTMPFASEKAWEKWLEKHHADSPGVWLKLAKLESGIPSVTYPQALEVALCYGWIDGQKDAFDAEYWLQRFTPRKPRSKWSKINCAKVDALVASGRMKPAGLREVEAARADGRWEAAYAGAKTIEVPEDLTLALEKNPKAKAFFATLKSANRYAILYRLHDAKKPETRVRRLEKFIAMLEAGETLHG
- a CDS encoding prolyl oligopeptidase family serine peptidase encodes the protein MKSRIAVTTAALLVPLVAGAAGKAPAKPAAAEKQPVETTYHGTTVADPYQWMESATDPKVQQWTDSQNAYTRAYLDKLPGREPLRQRISELLSWKSPSYGGLDEQGGTLLGLKFQPPKQQPTLIVVGSLDDTSKERVLVDPTQVDTSGKTTIDWFQLSHDGKKVAVSMSKGGTESGDVSVWDVATAKAMPNELVPRVNGGTAGGSLAWNAQGTGFFYTRYPRGEERPPVDREVYQQVYFHALGTPTEKDTYALGKDFPRIAMTDLESSDDGQYTFARVANGDGGEYDLYLHGPKGAWTQVAKYADKVVAARFGSDGAAYLLSRKDAPKGKVLRLPLATPTLDKATVVVPEGEATVQAVVPTKSRLYLLEQLGGPSQLRMVDLTGKALGLVPTLPVSAVGGVVRQGADDVLFVNGSFTQPAAWFRFTAADGKVAKTALARTAPIDMSDVEVVRTEATSKDGTKVPLTILKKKGTKLNGNNPTWLTGYGGFNVSINPGYSPLTGMWLEQGGVFAVANLRGGSEFGEEWHKGGSLTKKQNVFDDFYACAKLLTDQKYTQPKKLAIQGGSNGGLLMGAALTQHPEQYGAVVARVGIYDMLRTELTPNGQFNVTEYGSVKDPEQFKALYNYSPVHQVKDGTKYPSVLFTSGANDPRVDPFHSRKMVARMQSASASPKPILLRANAETGHGMGTPLSARIEEEVDVYSFVFNELGMTYKPNATKKVQAPAPK
- a CDS encoding cyclic nucleotide-binding domain-containing protein: MSLFARLQALLSAHPSAPVSSGGQTSASSASAPAVASAPADAEGAPAPPVCTRYLPAGQVVVREGDPGHSMFVVLEGRVAVLRGGDNGANTEVGRLGAGEFFGELALLTGTQRTATIVTVEDAVLLELTQAGVRELGKDYGVKGEQMQVTARERLLADALRSNPLIAALPPEVQHELGDAFVPCTVPAGETLLTRGQPGDALYVLIRGQCEVFHTHGDGRQSPYPTLEEGALFGEISLLRSRLATATVRTVTPCTLLKLERDVFKKAFLGQPDLRGALVRLGLERLKHTMEVMGEPK
- a CDS encoding alanine racemase, producing MSSTFLDTLDTPAAIVDLDRVEWNLQRVATYAREHGLRWRPHTKTHKTAELGAMQVAAGATGVTVATLLEAEVMASVSDDVLLAYPPVGARKLARLMALPPRVRLTVALDSHDVLEGLARAARDAGRTVGVLVEVDLGMRRVGLRTPEEAVALARAAASTPGVAFRGVTFYAGHIRVPQAELPTAMNAQSEALATFVGALSHAGLPPEVVSGGSTPTLWQSHTVKGLTEIRPGLNALNDRNAAVIGACDWTECAYSVLATVVSTAVPGQVVIDAGAKALVKEEGLAPGYGVLLDRPEVVVKNLSEEHGLLDVSGTTWRPRIGERVRVVPNHVCVSVPQHPRLYVLRGDTHVATWEVAARGW
- a CDS encoding MbtH family protein — protein: MSDEREDTTIYKVVVNHEEQYSIWPADRENALGWKDAGKQGLKAECLEYIKEVWTDMRPLSLRKKMEEDAARNKN